In Allomuricauda ruestringensis DSM 13258, the following proteins share a genomic window:
- a CDS encoding serine hydrolase domain-containing protein translates to MIKICYIIPLLAVLFSFCSPKKAQFETNELIGVWSGLLFQTESKYDSLILSPASDPTEARLYSKGKETVHYIIKKGTDLNFKDSSGFRFDAFLTQNEKTLHGMLTHDLWAQSLNFQKKGKQWTAKIHKPEIIDTDYLVYLEFYKDSAGAVQANIQSNKENRELHFTIDEVLIEGNHIDFNITNDRFGISAEYNTEKRNISLTYGNAGGKREIQLEKLNDDQLEGYLPRSPHENYVYEIPKAPDSTMQTASLEDVGINKSLLDLMDPKNNKNLEHIHSILITKNGKLVFEEYFHGYNREYLHDVRSAFKSLASLVVGKAMMLNHELKVENVILDYYPEYDINDGQKKNITVHHALTMSTGLQLEDEDKMQWEHDDWVGYKLNLPMEHETGTVYEYSSGGSNLLTEVIQKSVDTYLPLFFYEELLLPMEIYNFQMLTSPQGRGYLAGSFYMRPIDFTKFGLLVLNKGAWNGEPLISESWIKKSTTPHIKGSWPKNSDYGYLWRLLEREVGGKQMKTIEAWGNGGQFLIIIPEIEMTITMTGGNYNLFPDMEDRPFSIVNKYILPAVQLK, encoded by the coding sequence ATGATCAAAATATGTTATATCATACCATTACTGGCCGTACTGTTCTCCTTTTGTTCCCCAAAAAAGGCACAATTTGAAACTAATGAACTCATTGGGGTATGGTCTGGATTGTTGTTCCAGACCGAATCAAAGTACGATTCTTTAATCTTGTCACCTGCAAGTGATCCCACCGAAGCCCGCTTGTACTCGAAGGGCAAGGAAACCGTTCACTATATCATCAAAAAAGGAACAGATTTAAATTTCAAGGATTCCTCAGGTTTCCGTTTTGATGCTTTTCTGACCCAGAATGAAAAGACTTTGCATGGAATGCTTACCCATGATCTATGGGCACAAAGCCTCAATTTTCAAAAAAAAGGGAAGCAATGGACCGCCAAAATCCATAAACCGGAAATAATTGACACTGATTACCTTGTCTATTTGGAGTTTTATAAAGATTCCGCAGGTGCGGTACAGGCCAATATTCAGAGTAACAAGGAAAATAGGGAGCTGCATTTTACCATCGATGAGGTTTTGATCGAAGGAAACCATATCGACTTCAACATTACGAACGACCGATTCGGGATTTCGGCTGAGTACAATACAGAGAAAAGGAATATATCCCTTACGTATGGCAATGCTGGGGGGAAAAGGGAAATTCAGTTGGAAAAACTCAACGACGATCAACTGGAAGGCTATTTGCCAAGATCGCCCCATGAAAACTATGTGTATGAGATTCCCAAGGCTCCCGATTCCACCATGCAAACAGCTTCTTTGGAAGATGTCGGCATCAATAAGTCGCTTTTGGACCTCATGGACCCAAAGAACAACAAGAACCTGGAGCACATCCATAGTATTCTGATCACAAAGAATGGAAAACTTGTGTTTGAAGAATATTTTCACGGTTATAATAGGGAATACCTTCATGATGTACGGTCCGCTTTTAAATCCTTGGCATCCTTGGTGGTGGGCAAGGCAATGATGCTAAACCATGAGCTCAAGGTAGAAAATGTCATTTTGGACTACTATCCTGAATATGACATCAACGATGGCCAGAAGAAAAACATTACCGTCCATCATGCATTGACCATGAGTACGGGCTTACAATTGGAGGATGAAGATAAAATGCAATGGGAGCACGATGACTGGGTGGGGTACAAACTCAACCTCCCCATGGAGCACGAGACAGGAACCGTTTACGAATACTCCTCTGGAGGCAGCAACCTTTTGACCGAGGTCATTCAGAAATCGGTGGACACCTATCTTCCTCTTTTCTTTTATGAGGAACTATTGTTGCCCATGGAAATCTATAACTTTCAAATGCTCACATCGCCACAAGGGAGAGGATATTTGGCAGGCTCATTTTATATGCGGCCCATCGACTTTACCAAATTCGGATTGTTGGTGCTCAACAAGGGGGCATGGAACGGAGAACCCTTGATTTCGGAATCCTGGATCAAGAAATCCACGACACCCCATATAAAAGGAAGTTGGCCCAAAAATTCAGATTATGGGTATTTGTGGAGGCTGCTGGAACGCGAAGTAGGTGGGAAACAGATGAAAACCATTGAAGCTTGGGGCAATGGAGGCCAATTTCTTATCATAATTCCTGAAATTGAAATGACCATTACCATGACAGGGGGCAACTATAACTTATTTCCGGACATGGAAGACCGTCCTTTTTCAATTGTAAACAAATACATATTGCCCGCCGTTCAATTAAAATAA
- a CDS encoding serine hydrolase domain-containing protein: MKSKKILKKILLALLFLIVAFVIYSLIPRVGHSQNSYAKALKKSNVLSKSFQEELRKFAQDTATKTEVVIALKNNEIIFEKGDTKKLINLHSARKSIMSLLIGIAKEKGMLQLDESLGSLGIDESKTPLTEQEKTATIRDLLMARSGVYLQAEAEVDYARDNRPKREQYRPGEFFFYNNFDFNVLGAILEQKTGKSIGEFMEEHLAKPMGMQDFSASNVVYDSPWPIPNKSLSDYPVYWIYMSARDLAKIGTLVAQNGNYENKQIISAEWMDESLKPYTKLADFNLDKAPLDAYGYLWWLDTDENLIWADGYGGQYLLIDPATKLVFVQRNFTGNSLMSSGLFLLDKHRDASHKNDLKHLYERTKKYLEK, encoded by the coding sequence ATGAAATCTAAGAAAATACTTAAAAAGATCCTATTGGCCCTATTGTTTTTGATCGTGGCCTTTGTGATCTACAGTCTTATACCAAGGGTTGGACATTCACAAAATTCGTATGCCAAGGCACTTAAGAAATCCAACGTACTGTCAAAATCGTTTCAAGAAGAGTTGAGGAAATTTGCACAGGACACGGCCACAAAAACAGAAGTTGTCATTGCGCTAAAGAACAACGAAATAATTTTTGAAAAAGGGGACACAAAAAAATTGATCAACCTCCATTCTGCAAGAAAAAGCATTATGAGTCTCTTGATTGGAATTGCAAAAGAAAAAGGGATGTTGCAATTGGATGAAAGTTTGGGGAGTTTGGGTATTGATGAAAGCAAAACACCTTTGACAGAACAGGAAAAAACAGCGACAATCAGAGATTTACTCATGGCACGTTCCGGAGTGTATCTTCAGGCAGAGGCAGAAGTGGACTATGCCAGGGACAATCGCCCAAAACGGGAGCAATACAGACCAGGAGAGTTTTTCTTTTACAATAATTTCGATTTCAATGTTTTGGGGGCCATCCTTGAACAAAAAACAGGGAAATCAATCGGTGAATTTATGGAAGAACATTTAGCCAAACCTATGGGAATGCAAGATTTTTCTGCCTCAAATGTGGTTTATGACAGTCCTTGGCCCATCCCCAACAAATCCTTATCCGATTATCCGGTCTATTGGATATATATGAGTGCAAGGGATTTGGCTAAAATAGGCACTCTGGTTGCCCAAAACGGAAATTATGAAAACAAGCAAATTATATCTGCCGAATGGATGGATGAAAGCTTGAAGCCATATACAAAATTAGCTGACTTTAATTTGGACAAGGCTCCATTGGACGCTTACGGATATTTGTGGTGGCTTGATACGGATGAAAACCTGATTTGGGCAGATGGCTATGGCGGGCAATATCTTTTGATAGACCCTGCAACCAAGCTCGTATTTGTGCAACGGAATTTTACGGGAAATTCATTGATGTCCTCTGGACTTTTTCTATTGGACAAGCACCGGGATGCTTCGCACAAAAATGATTTAAAACATTTGTACGAGAGAACAAAAAAGTATTTGGAAAAATGA